Proteins from a genomic interval of Crassostrea angulata isolate pt1a10 chromosome 7, ASM2561291v2, whole genome shotgun sequence:
- the LOC128155152 gene encoding uncharacterized protein LOC128155152, whose translation MESKSDIGNGPVINMERVPITEGQEIQRSDEKRANGIRNERIKLRVKNIPVLEERRLLALERHIKRKRRRRPYVRKMKSSDKTEHQLGKTMVATNEKNPEDPGAFDFKDEGLQVFEGKEKEVRSEDEVEGTEMVVFDKYEKQTNLQATNDLIENFEVQSTKMNVAKDQQQDEQFDKLVEYVLDIVKSEIADKVEDELTSQSDFKHSQVKEESQIKDDEGAGVKVKQEKEEVNTSSPECARHVNDEDLKKGKENFQDEELKHLEIAKDNDNKIVDIGDENAEQSCNTSRTRSKEPTQKDPDGEDDGKTGFNTRNKVAIDDKKEEEEDVVDDDDDDDDEGFMPRKLFFFSFSEFKKEETSA comes from the exons ATGGAGTCAAAATCAGATATTGGAAACGGTCCAGTTATCAATATG GAAAGGGTTCCAATCACAGAGGGGCAGGAGATTCAACGTTCAGATGAAAAGAGAGCGAATGGAATCAGAAATGAAAGAATCAAACTTCGAGTTAAGAATATACCCGTGTTGGAGGAAAGAAGACtccttgcgctagaaaggcacATCAAGCGTAAACGGAGGAGACGGCCGTACGTCAGAAAGATGAAGAGTTCGGACAAGACGGAGCACCAGCTTGGCAAAACCATGGTGGctacaaatgaaaaaaaccctgaagACCCTGGGGCGTTTGATTTTAAGGATGAAGGTTTACAAGTATTTgaaggaaaagaaaaagaagttcGCAGTGAGGATGAAGTCGAGGGTACTGAAATGGTAGTTTTTGATAAATATGAGAAGCAAACTAATCTACAAGCGACTAATGACTTGATCGAGAATTTTGAAGTTCAATCAACAAAGATGAATGTCGCAAAAGATCAGCAACAGGATGAACAATTTGATAAGTTGGTTGAATACGTGCTCGACATAGTAAAATCAGAAATAGCGGATAAAGTTGAAGATGAATTAACGAGTCAGAGCGACTTTAAACACTCGCAGGTTAAAGAGGAAAGTCAAATAAAAGATGATGAAGGGGCTGGTGTGAAGGTGAAGCAAGAAAAAGAAGAGGTTAATACTTCATCACCTGAATGCGCTAGGCACGTAAATGATGAAGACTTGAAGAAAGGGAAAGAAAACTTTCAAGATGAAGAACTCAAACATTTGGAGATAGCAAAGGATAACGACAACAAAATTGTTGATATCGG AGATGAAAATGCTGAACAAAGCTGCAACACATCAAGAACCAGATCAAAGGAGCCCACGCAAAAAGATCCCGATGGTGAAGATGATGGAAAGACTGGTTTCAATACAAGAAACAAG GTTGCCATCGATgacaaaaaagaagaagaagaagatgttgttgatgatgatgatgatgatgatgatgaaggcTTCATGCCGAGAAAACTATTCTTCTTTAGTTTTTCTGAATTTAAG AAAGAAGAAACCTCCGCCTGA